The genome window tagttggaaaaaaaatgtttttaatcttgtttagaaagttttaatattctgaaataccagaaaatacaaatttaaatatatcGAAAGACTGAACAAATCtagctttttaaaatataccAGTTCTCTTTTTTAGAGGGAATTCAAACATGGAAATTCGCAATGTTACAAATTAGACTTTTTAATCTTGctcgattttttcatattcgTATTTGGTTTTCTGAACTTACAATATCGAGAATGTTAAAGCTAAAACTCAATTCACGCTACTTTGCCTgaatcaaaattggaaaataaaactgtTCTAGACTACAACTGTTCTAGGAATggcgaaatttccaaaagtagCTCACTCTCTACATAAAAAAGTCAATTAAATGTATATTCTTACCCCATTATAGTTACACTTGTGGTAGATGTTAACATGTGGGTCGATGGCTGTTAGCTCTTTCTTGTTTCCGGCAAGTGTGAAAGATCCTCTACCGTCAGTTGACTTCTCGTCGAGGAGCTTGTCAAGAACTGAAACATGTTTAACTTCTGGGTGCCGAGCAGTCAAAAACCTTACCAATTTCTTTCTCGTAGAGCTTCACTTTAATATTCTCAGCTGGTTGTCCATTACAGGTAACCTTTCCAGTTACACGAACAGCTTGAACGGACCCAATAAATGGAAAAGCGGAGGCAGCGGATACAAATAAGGCGAGAAGCAGAAGTTGACgcattctgaatttttatggaattatGGGTGTAATGGAGGTatttataataataattttataataacGAAAATATAATTCTAAAGATAGAGAGGAAGTGATGTATTATTAGGGGAATTTCAATGAGTCATACCCCCAATCGTACCAAGTGAtgtgaatgaaaaaagaaaaaaaagatggtGAAGCAGTTGAATTCagtgttttctttcttcttctacTAGTCGGTACCCACCCACTTCATCTAAACAATTGGGcctttttgatatcaaaactAACAGGGAAATAGTGTAAAAATCacggagacgcagagaaataTCTAGTTACACTGTGTTGTTTTTGGCAAGGTCAGTAAGTGTTTCATGGTCAGTTTTTTGGCGATCGGGAAGTCAAATCGTTTTGATAATACTTGGAATTGATAGGCTTCGGAAAggattacgaaaaaaaaacaaaacgtttCGGATATGGGGTTACGTGGCGAAATGGTTGAGGACACTAAACAATTATCCAGATCTAGTTTGCTGTAATTGATGGGCAATTATTGGACAGAGAGGTCGGAAAgttgaaataatcaaaatatgAATGTTTAACTATAAACAAGTAAAGTCACGAAAACGTGTGACAGACGGCAATACTAAACCttcattttcacataaatAAGCAAACgtagtttgaattttgaatttaaatttatttcactttagaaacaatggaaaaaaaaccaacataCATAGAATAATGTAACtaaagaaattgaaatctgcctattttgcatataaatggTCGTTTTggttaatt of Caenorhabditis elegans chromosome II contains these proteins:
- the ttr-18 gene encoding Transthyretin-like family protein (Confirmed by transcript evidence), giving the protein MRQLLLLALFVSAASAFPFIGSVQAVRVTGKVTCNGQPAENIKVKLYEKEIVLDKLLDEKSTDGRGSFTLAGNKKELTAIDPHVNIYHKCNYNGVCYKKLKIKIPKSFISEGETADRTFDIGELNLAGSFSGESTDCLN